A region of the Chloroflexota bacterium genome:
GAATATCTTGCGGCAGGCCCATTGCCGAAACCACTATCACCGGAATATCTACCAACTCGGGGGCCGCGCGCAGCTCTCGCAACAAATCCAGCCCGCTAACAACGGGCATCATAACATCTAAAACTATAGCGTCGGGCATCTCCGCTAAAATCAGGTCCAAAGCCGATGAAGCTTCATACAATTTCAACACTTCATGTCCGCTCAGACGCATCATCTCGGAATACATCTCCACGGTATCTGGTTCATCTTCGATAATGATGATCTTTTTCTGCTGCTCTGCCATCTGCGGCAACTCCTTTGGCCTTATTGTACTCGAAAATATCACAGAATAACCCCCTCTGCAAGAGGAAAAGAGTCCCATCGGTCTGCCGCCGAAAGTTTGCTGCAAGCGTTGGAAATCTTCCGGAATGTCTATATCCAGCGCAAGCGTATCGTCATACCAGGGCATCCATTCTACAGGGAAGCGAGAGAAGAGTTGCCGCGCGCCCTGGTCGCCAGATAATGTCGCAAAGGCTGCATAGGTTTCACGGTCAAATAAAACCGGATTGGAGCGTTGGCTATCGATCATCGGCCCCACAATAGCTGGGCGCCGCCGGGCGTGGATTTCGGTCAGGCTGCGGATGAGCGAAACAGAAACCTGGGGTTGATCGGCCAAAAGGAAGAGAGTGGCTGCCCCACGCGCGGATACAGCCCCCAATCCACACTGAACCGAAGTATGCTGACCTGCCTGCCAGTGAGGATTGTGAACAACCTCCACGGGCAAACCTGCCAAAGCGCGGCGCAATTGAAGCGTGTGCTCGCCGCCCACCACAATCACTGGCGATATATTGGCCTGTAGGGCTGCCTGTGCCACATGCCATACCAGGGGCTTCCCGCGCCAATCGAGCAGTTGTTTCGGCTGCCCAAAACGCTGCGCGGCTCCAGCCGCGAGAATCACTCCGGCAATCGGCTCATGCACAGCATAAACGTTCCCCGGCGAAGTTTGCAAACTCCCAATCAACACTGCATCATATTTTCGCAATAATTCTGCGGCCATACTCCGGGCGATGGCTTGTTTCGTGGGCGTATCGGCTTGATTGAGTAATACCACGCGTCGCGCACCGATGGGCATATTCTTCAGGCCGCCATTGGGGTGCAGCAGAACCCGCGTCAATGCCTGGGGCGTAATCTGCGCCCCCATGTGCAGACCTGAGAGAGCAGAAAAAAGCTCCGGGCGGTGAACATGCTCCGAAGTCAGCATCCTCCCTACGCCAGTCAGTCCCGCAACTACGAATACGGTATCCGCCTCGGGAGGCAACGCCGGTTCGTGTTCGGCAGGCGCTTTTAACGGCAATTGGCGCGCCCCATCGGCTTCAATCAGCAGCGGCAGGGAGTGATAGCCACAAAACTGGCGCATCCAAATTACAATCTCCGGCGACAGGCCGGTTGTACGCGTTCCCTCCACTGGCCCGGTGATCAATATCACGCCGCTCAGGGCAATCTGCGCCAACTGATTGGTATCAGCAAGCGAATGAAAAATGAGATGTTCATCGGCCAACCGCGTTTGCGCCAAAGCCAGATGTGCTGTGGCACAAACAATCAGCGGGGTGCCAAGCTGGCGCGCCACCTGGAACATGGCAGTTGTTTTCCCCCCGGCACCAACAAACGCCAGACTGGGGTATTGAGAAAGACGCAAGGCACGCTTCAGTTCCATAGCGTAGCGCGAATTTCAGGTAAAGTGAGCAACGCTTCAAGCACACCGCCGCCAATTGCCAGCGCTTTTTCGGAAATCGTATATGCGTTTTGCGGATTGTTGCGCGGGTCTACATCGCCCACCTTCATGCCCTGGCGCACCGGCAATCCTTCGTGCAACAGGCCGCGCAAAATACCATCAAAAGGAGCGGTGATGGGTTGCTCGCTGACGCGGGCAATCACCTGCCCGATTGTGACGCGCATCCCAATTTCGGCGTGGTTGTGCAGGATTCCATCCGCTGGGGCACGCAGCACGCGCTCGGCCTGCTGGCTGACAACTGCGCCGGGGATACCCGTATCGGCCTGGGGGCTGCCGTCCCAAATCACACGCCCCAAAAAATGACCGCGCTGGGTTTCGATTACGGCATGGCAGTTTTCACCAGCGACGAAGCCCGGCCCAAGGCCGATCATCAAAGGAAAATGCTGCATCCAGGGGGTTCCTGCTGGAGATCGTTCCGGCGGGCGCTTGGTCATGCGGGCGTCAATCATAGCGCAAACGAAGAATTGCGGCGCGTTGCGAAGGCTGATGTCAGGGTCAATCAGCACAGGTATCTGGTTGTCTGCCAAAATTTGAGTCGCAAACTGCGAATCTGGGGCGCGCCGCGCGGTAATGCCTTCTACCCTAATCTCGCTACGGTAAACCGCCTCGCAAAATGAAACCAGACGGCGCACCGCCAAAGGCTGCGCCAGTTCGATGATGACAACTTTAATTCCAGCATGCTGCAAACGCGCCGCCACACCACTGGCCAGATCGCCGCCGCCTCGAAGAATTACAATCGGAGTTTCTTTCACCATCTTAAAAGTATACACCTTCCGCTCGCTGGTAAACAAGTTCACCGCGTACCCAGGTTGCGACGACTTCCAGATCGGGGGTTAGCAAGACTAAATCGGCTATACAACCCGGCGCAATTCGACCACAATCAGCGAGTCTCAGCAAACGCGCGGGAGTACGGGTAAGCGCAGACAAGGCTTCTGGCAGGGTTGCTCCAGTAATGGCGACCAGGTTTCGCAAAGCCGCATCCAGCGACAAAATGCTCCCCGCCAACGTACCATCGGCGAGACGCGCTGATTTATCATCAACGCTCACACTCACCTCACCAAGGCGATATTCACCCGGCGGCATACCCAGCGCGGCCATGGCATCGCTGACCAAGATCAAACCCTGAGAGCCTTTCGTCTGCCATGCCAATTGAACCAGCGCCGGATGCACATGAATGCCATCAGCGATCAGGGACACGCTGACGCGCGGATCATTCAACAACGCGCCGGGTAGCCCGGGATCGCGCTGATGGATGGATGTCATGGCATTAAAAATATGCGTGCCGCAGGTGATGCCAATATCGAAACCGGCTTGTGCCTGTGCAAACGTCGCCAGCGAGTGCCCCGCGCTCACTACTACGCCGCGCTCCTGCAAAGCACAGGCCACATCCAG
Encoded here:
- a CDS encoding EF2563 family selenium-dependent molybdenum hydroxylase system protein gives rise to the protein MVKETPIVILRGGGDLASGVAARLQHAGIKVVIIELAQPLAVRRLVSFCEAVYRSEIRVEGITARRAPDSQFATQILADNQIPVLIDPDISLRNAPQFFVCAMIDARMTKRPPERSPAGTPWMQHFPLMIGLGPGFVAGENCHAVIETQRGHFLGRVIWDGSPQADTGIPGAVVSQQAERVLRAPADGILHNHAEIGMRVTIGQVIARVSEQPITAPFDGILRGLLHEGLPVRQGMKVGDVDPRNNPQNAYTISEKALAIGGGVLEALLTLPEIRATLWN
- the nagA gene encoding N-acetylglucosamine-6-phosphate deacetylase, which gives rise to MYLLENAVIYTPDSMFPQSNLLIRDGRIAALSESKLPYAAKSVQRFDARGLILAPGFIDLQINGGFGLDFTADPASLWQVAAQLPRYGVTAFLPTLITSPPERIVQALTILSHEAPPDFCGAAPLGWHLEGPFLNPNKKGAHSPNDLCQPSLEAVKSWSLEEGVRLVTLAPELPGALDVACALQERGVVVSAGHSLATFAQAQAGFDIGITCGTHIFNAMTSIHQRDPGLPGALLNDPRVSVSLIADGIHVHPALVQLAWQTKGSQGLILVSDAMAALGMPPGEYRLGEVSVSVDDKSARLADGTLAGSILSLDAALRNLVAITGATLPEALSALTRTPARLLRLADCGRIAPGCIADLVLLTPDLEVVATWVRGELVYQRAEGVYF
- the yqeC gene encoding putative selenium-dependent hydroxylase accessory protein YqeC, which codes for MELKRALRLSQYPSLAFVGAGGKTTAMFQVARQLGTPLIVCATAHLALAQTRLADEHLIFHSLADTNQLAQIALSGVILITGPVEGTRTTGLSPEIVIWMRQFCGYHSLPLLIEADGARQLPLKAPAEHEPALPPEADTVFVVAGLTGVGRMLTSEHVHRPELFSALSGLHMGAQITPQALTRVLLHPNGGLKNMPIGARRVVLLNQADTPTKQAIARSMAAELLRKYDAVLIGSLQTSPGNVYAVHEPIAGVILAAGAAQRFGQPKQLLDWRGKPLVWHVAQAALQANISPVIVVGGEHTLQLRRALAGLPVEVVHNPHWQAGQHTSVQCGLGAVSARGAATLFLLADQPQVSVSLIRSLTEIHARRRPAIVGPMIDSQRSNPVLFDRETYAAFATLSGDQGARQLFSRFPVEWMPWYDDTLALDIDIPEDFQRLQQTFGGRPMGLFSSCRGGYSVIFSSTIRPKELPQMAEQQKKIIIIEDEPDTVEMYSEMMRLSGHEVLKLYEASSALDLILAEMPDAIVLDVMMPVVSGLDLLRELRAAPELVDIPVIVVSAMGLPQDIQAGFDAGASVYLTKPVTYQELSKAVLDILDGDSKPNR